The Schizosaccharomyces pombe strain 972h- genome assembly, chromosome: I genome contains a region encoding:
- a CDS encoding uncharacterized protein (Schizosaccharomyces pombe specific protein), which produces MTRRFKVKMNQPRFYFLSLQSYVLVNWQYAICDSQDSNYKQVGGLACIYMRETLFGIHNLSVASPFMIGSLQPLVPWLIRQKWHKIDEPRQLPSTHHALPEGRWRSLTVSL; this is translated from the coding sequence ATGACACGAAGGTTTAAAGTGAAAATGAATCAACCGCGCTTTTACTTTCTGTCCCTACAATCCTATGTGTTGGTGAACTGGCAATACGCTATTTGCGACAGCCAAGACTCTAACTACAAGCAAGTAGGGGGTCTCGCATGTATATATATGCGCGAGACCCTTTTCGGCATTCATAATCTGAGCGTTGCTAGCCCCTTCATGATTGGTTCTCTTCAACCGTTAGTGCCTTGGCTAATTAGGCAAAAGTGGCACAAGATCGACGAGCCTCGGCAGTTGCCTTCCACGCACCATGCATTACCCGAAGGACGATGGCGCTCCTTAACGGTTTCTCTTTAA
- the abo1 gene encoding ATPase histone chaperone Abo1: MKEEASEHGGSADETQELSPVSDSSDEMPNNAKRRRRSQSMIANKRIHQAFQEDEGDEDWEEEEHKPKAKRRYNTRSNESFSEGDDEPFEVSESSALEDELSDSEDSFIRSVRSKPKYKPGTRRSTRLRNRRSQDEEESEEEHRPILRERTSRINYSVPLAFPPVDEMDGDPSSQVNQSRSRKTHSELAITKLLRQQVSSFMPYIDSSGSESESDNTRIKKSSAKTIKALTDPANSGGPPDFGRIREKSDLADSDPLGVDSSLSFESVGGLDNYINQLKEMVMLPLLYPEIFQRFNMQPPRGVLFHGPPGTGKTLMARALAAACSSENKKVSFYMRKGADCLSKWVGEAERQLRLLFEEAKSTQPSIIFFDEIDGLAPVRSSKQEQIHASIVSTLLALMDGMESRGQVIIIGATNRPDAVDPALRRPGRFDREFYFPLPDRDARKKIIEIHTRNWDPPVPEWLCSMLAEKSKGYGGADLRALCTEAALNSIKRTYPQLYRSTKRLQIDPKTIKVKVKDFVMSMKRMIPSSERSSISPSKPLSPELKPLLNEAFQDIEKTLQKLMPVASKLNPLEEVMYDDPKENDFEYQQRLETFETLRIYKPRFLICGRKGLGQTALGPAILQQYEGVHVQSFDMSTLLQDSTQSIETSIIHLFLEVRRHTPSIIYIPDIDNWLNVLPLTAITTFSSMLERLDFSDQILFLALSSSPLSELHPQLREWFSSKQSVYSLQYPTRDSIIAFFQPILELIKASPTELPGGIPRKRRVLPELPLAPDPPPFTSQKITLKQTKQADMRLLNKLKIKLNALLGSLRARYRKFKKPLIDFNDIYCVDPETGHSYRSREECHYEFVDDVVKQIGSDQKFSMMSLEEIEKRTWDNCYCTPKQFVHDIKLILRDALQLEDSETIKRAQEMYANVLLGVEDMEDDQFSQRCERMALREAERRKLRHGKLQKHLDETKADMQFTSEKPSVDESITEVDDAIKDGPPVLAETLTNSLMEDVGPENVDMDIEDNEIFTNQSTMSVPSMLVENEESPKPDEYIDQKDKVQSPLLNGKSPVGVPSEAALRVSTDVSTNISSNGRADIPVDTLITSPADVPNNAPTDAHNITSADGHIENIEQEVVFPDLVFDEDRLTPLKQLLIDSTTGFTVDQLLHLHSFLYQIIWNTKSEWNRNSVVDECERAVKEFMINALQ, encoded by the coding sequence ATGAAGGAAGAAGCAAGTGAACATGGTGGATCTGCGGATGAAACTCAAGAGTTGTCACCAGTGTCCGATTCTTCTGATGAGATGCCCAACAATGCTAAGCGTCGTCGCCGTTCCCAGTCCATGATTGCTAACAAACGCATTCATCAAGCTTTCCAGGAAGATGAAGGTGACGAGGATTGGGAAGAAGAGGAACATAAGCCCAAAGCGAAACGGCGATATAATACTCGGTCAAATGAAAGCTTTTCAGAGGGTGATGATGAACCTTTTGAAGTATCAGAGTCCTCGGCTTTGGAAGATGAACTATCAGATTCTGAAGATTCTTTTATACGATCAGTCCGTTCTAAACCCAAGTACAAACCTGGAACTCGTCGCTCAACACGCCTTAGAAATCGTAGATCAcaggatgaagaagaatccGAAGAAGAGCATAGACCTATACTGAGAGAACGGACAAGTCGTATAAATTACAGCGTTCCGTTGGCTTTCCCTCCAGTCGATGAAATGGATGGTGATCCTAGCTCTCAAGTCAATCAAAGCAGGAGTAGGAAGACGCATTCTGAACTTGCTATTACTAAGCTTCTCCGACAACAAGTTAGTAGTTTTATGCCATATATTGATTCTAGTGGGTCTGAATCTGAAAGCGACAATAcaagaattaaaaagtcGTCTGCAAAAACCATAAAAGCTTTGACTGACCCAGCTAATTCCGGTGGGCCGCCTGATTTTGGCCGTATCAGGGAGAAAAGCGATCTTGCCGACTCAGATCCTCTGGGAGTCGACTCTTCTTTATCCTTCGAATCCGTCGGTGGACTGGACAATTACattaatcaattaaaagaaatggtCATGCTTCCTTTGTTATACCCTGAAATATTTCAGCGTTTTAACATGCAACCACCAAGGGGAGTACTTTTTCATGGTCCTCCTGGTACAGGAAAAACTTTAATGGCTCGAGCTCTTGCTGCAGCTTGTTCTTccgaaaacaaaaaagtatCTTTCTATATGAGAAAAGGCGCTGATTGCCTCAGTAAATGGGTTGGCGAGGCTGAGCGTCAGCTTCGATTACTTTTCGAAGAAGCAAAAAGTACTCAACCAAGtataattttctttgatgAAATAGATGGTCTGGCTCCTGTGAGATCGAGTAAACAAGAGCAAATTCACGCATCTATTGTTTCTACATTATTGGCGTTAATGGATGGCATGGAAAGCCGAGGCCAGGTCATTATAATAGGTGCAACAAACCGACCTGACGCAGTTGATCCAGCTCTCCGTCGTCCTGGTCGGTTTGACAgagaattttattttcctttgcCTGATCGTGATGCCAGGAAAAAGATAATAGAGATTCACACGCGAAATTGGGATCCACCAGTTCCTGAATGGCTATGTTCGATGCTTGCCGAAAAGTCAAAAGGCTATGGTGGTGCAGATTTGCGTGCTCTATGCACGGAGGCTGCTCTCAACTCTATCAAACGTACCTATCCTCAATTATATAGGAGTACAAAGCGTCTTCAAATTGATCCTAAAACCATAAAAGTGAAGGTAAAGGACTTTGTAATGTCGATGAAACGCATGATCCCTTCTTCTGAGCGCTCATCAATATCTCCAAGTAAGCCTCTATCACCGGAATTGAAACCACTACTCAACGAAGCTTTTCAAGATATTGAGAAGACTTTACAGAAATTAATGCCTGTTGCCTCTAAATTAAATCCTCTTGAGGAAGTAATGTATGACgatccaaaagaaaatgactTTGAGTACCAACAGCGCTTGGAGACTTTTGAAACTCTAAGAATTTATAAGCCTAGATTCCTTATTTGTGGTAGAAAGGGACTGGGACAAACCGCGCTTGGTCCAGCCATTTTGCAGCAATATGAAGGAGTGCATGTTCAATCATTTGACATGTCTACTCTACTTCAAGACTCCACTCAAAGTATCGAGACCTCTATAATTCATCTCTTTTTAGAAGTAAGGCGTCACACTCCAAGTATTATCTATATTCCAGATATAGATAATTGGTTGAATGTCTTACCTTTGACAGCTATTACGACCTTTTCTTCTATGCTTGAGAGACTTGATTTTTCGGATCAAATACTCTTTCTTGCCTTATCTTCAAGTCCGTTAAGTGAATTGCATCCTCAATTAAGAGAATGGTTCTCTTCAAAGCAATCCGTTTACTCATTACAGTATCCGACTCGTGATAGCATTATCGCATTTTTTCAGCCAATTTTGGAACTAATTAAAGCCTCACCAACCGAACTTCCTGGTGGCATACCTCGAAAACGCAGAGTTTTACCAGAGTTACCTCTTGCTCCCGATCCTCCACCATTTACCAGTCAAAAAATTACCCTAAAACAAACTAAGCAGGCCGACATGCGTCTTCTTAACAagctaaaaataaagctgAATGCCCTACTTGGAAGCCTTCGAGCAAGATATCGAAAGTTTAAGAAACCATTGATTGATTTCAATGATATATACTGTGTAGATCCCGAAACAGGTCATTCTTATCGTAGTCGCGAGGAATGCCATTATGAGTTTGTTGATGATGTAGTTAAGCAAATTGGAAGCGATCAAAAGTTTAGCATGATGAGTTTAGAAGAGATTGAGAAGCGAACTTGGGATAATTGCTACTGTACTCCGAAACAGTTTGTACATGATATTAAGCTCATTTTACGTGATGCACTGCAACTGGAAGATTCAGAAACTATCAAAAGAGCCCAGGAAATGTATGCAAACGTTCTCTTGGGTGTCGAAGATATGGAAGACGATCAATTTTCCCAGAGATGTGAAAGGATGGCGTTACGTGAGGCTGAACGAAGAAAATTAAGGCACGGaaagcttcaaaaacatttgGATGAAACAAAAGCAGATATGCAGTTTACTTCTGAGAAGCCTTCTGTTGACGAATCAATTACTGAAGTTGACGATGCCATAAAAGATGGACCACCCGTACTAGCTGAAACCCTTACCAATTCACTGATGGAGGATGTTGGGCCGGAGAACGTTGACATGGACATAGaagataatgaaattttcaCTAATCAGTCTACTATGTCTGTTCCTTCCATGTTAGTTGAGAATGAAGAGTCTCCCAAGCCTGACGAATATATTGATCAAAAAGACAAAGTACAATCTCCATTGTTAAATGGGAAGAGTCCAGTAGGCGTTCCATCAGAAGCCGCATTACGTGTTTCTACTGATGTCTCTACGAATATCTCTTCTAATGGCCGTGCTGATATCCCTGTTGACACCCTCATCACGTCTCCTGCTGATGTTCCTAATAATGCTCCTACTGATGCCCATAATATTACATCCGCTGATGGTCATATTGAGAATATCGAACAAGAGGTGGTATTCCCTGATTTGGTGTTTGATGAGGACAGACTTACTCCATTGAAGCAGTTGCTTATTGATTCAACAACAGGCTTCACCGTTGACCAGCTTTTACATcttcattcatttttgtaCCAGATCATTTGGAATACGAAGTCCGAATGGAATAGAAACTCTGTGGTTGATGAATGCGAGCGAGCAGTAAAAGAGTTTATGATTAATGCACTACAATAG
- the cut11 gene encoding spindle pole body docking protein Cut11 — MVMLRTSFPSGSRTKAVRYHTLLRPILQQRFLRACFALLCLCCITSYWFSSGPFISLSFWFLSLVRGFVCFFFMFPYFVMLKSRMSTQKVTKQSLGAQLFYDFSPKSFFLVYLTFAVSVSCLCLFYIKGHASSIRLQWIASPNAYELPSLNERFVYMTYFSHILILALTVEHLYLQRDSPSRPVINVSFFNYIFQNLGWLIRFSFRKSIICCLFTPFSYAILRSYIWRFAALLTSCCRRIAYTKTPPKWPLSLRLLLHSFWMAFIVCLTFQIALLIFRVFLYSGPMIRGKLLSARSNDPNGTLVDGMKTKKKPLTECIATEELWFIAKRDPQRIKSIFQDIDRSVSIWQELYSITESRCKELATSLKILQSTGDFSAATSKKSGLTKKTNIPYSPNSNHEEINSIPLRNKNIFVPPSQGHSPLLEKIKKQGSLPSTTPVNEGGISDIIPKSLYDQVIRFISTFYKAPVFGIFRKTLRRQNEALLPNPWLFCVTVNSLTQLVLKSLKYDTYGVVARDISSILAVYCDTFDVLVSYKRSLVKNHSNSTNLDDDFKNLNSAANALHCGIIDITEKFQDFFTQLNLSPRIERRCWVLFREYKSNS, encoded by the exons ATGGTCATGTTAAGGACTAGTTTTCCTAGTGGATCCAGGACCAAAGCAGTAAGGTATCATACGCTGCTAAGACCAATATTACAGCAGCGGTTTCTACGTGCCTGCTTCGCCCTTTTATGTTTATGTTGCATAACTTCCTACTGGTTTTCTTCAGGACCCT TTATTTCCCTGAGTTTTTGGTTTCTAAGTTTGGTTCGTGGGTTTgtatgtttcttttttatgtttcCCTATTTTGTAATGCTTAAAAGTCGGATGTCTACTCAAAAAGTTACAAAGCAATCTCTGGGTGCCCAATTATTCTATGACTTTTCGCCAAAATCTTTCTTCTTAGTTTATTTGACCTTTGCGGTCAGCGTAAGCTGTCTTTGCCTTTTTTATATCAAAGGGCACGCTAGCTCTATTCGGCTGCAGTGGATTGCTTCACCAAACGCGTACGAACTTCCAAGTTTAAATGaaagatttgtttatatgACCTATTTCTCTCATATACTCATTTTAGCCTTGACAGTTGAACATCTTTACCTACAACGCGACTCTCCTTCTCGTCCCGTCATAAACgtctcattttttaattacatttttcaaaatcttgGTTGGTTGATAAGATTCTCCTTTAGAAAATCCATTATCTGTTGCCTTTTCACTCCTTTTAGCTACGCGATTTTGCGTTCATATATTTGGCGCTTTGCAGCTCTCCTTACGAGCTGTTGTCGTCGCATAGCATACACAAAGACTCCTCCAAAGTGGCCTTTGAGTTTACGACTTTTATTACACAGTTTCTGGATGGCTTTTATCGTTTGCCTCACTTTCCAAATTGCACTATTAATTTTCCGTGTCTTTCTGTATTCAGGCCCAATGATAAGAGGAAAGCTTTTAAGTGCACGCTCCAACGATCCTAATGGTACATTGGTTGATGGAATGAAGACTAAGAAAAAACCATTGACTGAATGCATTGCAACAGAAGAACTTTGGTTCATTGCAAAGCGGGATCCTCAACGtataaaaagtatatttCAGGATATTGATAGAAGCGTATCTATTTGGCAGGAATTATACTCTATCACTGAATCCCGGTGTAAAGAGCTTGCtacttcattaaaaatccTGCAATCTACTGGTGATTTTTCTGCCgctacttcaaaaaaaagtggtcttaccaaaaaaacaaacatcCCATATAGTCCGAATTCTAATCATGAAGAAATCAACTCTATACCGcttagaaataaaaatatttttgtcCCCCCTTCACAAGGGCATTCCCCGTTACTCgagaagataaaaaaacaaggtAGTCTTCCTTCTACAACCCCGGTTAATGAAGGTGGAATTTCTGATATTATTCCCAAGTCTTTATATGATCAAGTCATTCGTTTTATTTCCACTTTTTATAAAGCACCGGTATTCGGTATCTTTCGTAAGACTCTCCGTCGTCAAAACGAGGCCTTACTTCCTAATCCTTGGCTATTCTGCGTGACAGTTAATAGTCTGACACAACTggttttaaaatcattaaaatatgATACTTATGGAGTTGTTGCTCGGGATATATCTAGTATTCTTGCTGTATATTGCGATACTTTTGATGTACTCGTTTCTTACAAGCGAAGTCTGGTTAAAAACCATTCTAATTCTACCAATCTTGACGatgatttcaaaaacttaaaTTCTGCTGCTAATGCATTGCATTGCGGAATTATCGACATAActgaaaaatttcaagaCTTTTTTACTCAACTTAACTTATCTCCAAGGATAGAGCGTCGCTGCTGGGTATTGTTTCGAGAATACAAAAGCAACTCCTAA
- the ptl2 gene encoding triacylglycerol lipase, translating to MSIPEESEINKDYTVQEDLDEFAKYTCVYKKRHDEKIEYITAQHDWNPVYEAVVPRKSKPGKDEKREGFMYPILRWPLMFTAFLCLTFVAFLYLLDRLYINCYEYFIVWRGEARRLRKLLQEAKTYEEWKERARALDKYFGNDEWKLDPVYDYYDYTLVQAVYSSLVKHREQKDWNALKSVLDVCVRSNFGGIDSSMLYSRTYSGTKKLVEDYVNELKVCLETVIDQRLYTAQERSKMFEYFSHNYGRTALCLSGGASFAIYHTGVLRALLNQDLIPNVITGTSGGGLLAALVCTRTNEELKQLLVPELASKYQSDIGNWLDATKRYFRTGARFDEILWAKTCMYFTRGSLTFAEAYKRTGRILNISVIPSDVHSPPKLINYLTSPDTVIWSAVIASCAVPGILNPIPLMTRSQSHRLIPHNFGNRFKDGSLRTDIPLSELRTQFNVHFSIVSQTNPHVQVFFFSPRGTVGRPVSHRKGRGWRGGYVGSAIEQFLKYDMIKWLHVIRSLELLPRPLGTDWSSVFLQKFDGTITIWPKTKFQDFYYILSPPSVERLGYMIDAGQAATFPKLDFIAARMTIEKLIEKGRMMDKPSKLGRSIDGTIGTSMSRGDIEISQESASISPEDIDIVN from the exons ATGTCTATCCCAGAGGAAtctgaaataaataaggaTTACACTGTTCAAGAAG aTCTTGACGAATTCGCAAAATATACTTgtgtttataaaaaacgccatgatgaaaaaattgagtaCATCACTGCTCAACATGATTGGAATCCAGTCTATGAGGCCGTAGTCCCTCGCAAGTCAAAACCGggtaaagatgaaaaacgAGAGGGCTTTATGTATCCCATTCTACGTTGGCCCTTGATGTTTACTGCTTTCCTATGTCTAACCTTTGTCGC CtttctttatcttttgGACCGTTTGTATATTAACTGTTATGAGTACTTTATTGTTTGGAGAGGCGAAGCTCGCAGACTTCGTAAACTCTTGCAAGAAGCAAAAACTTATGAAGAATGGAAGGAAAGAGCCAGAGCTTTGGACAAATATTTTGGTAATGACGAGTGGAAATTGGACCCTGTTTACGATTATTATGACTACACGCTCGTACAAGCTGTTTACAGCAGTTTGGTAAAACATCGAGAACAGAAAGATTGGAATGCCCTCAAATCTGTACTTGATGTTTGTGTGAGAAGTAATTTTGGTGGAATCGACAGCTCAATGCTATATTCGCGAACCTATAGCGGtaccaaaaaattggtGGAAGACTAtgttaatgaattaaaggTTTGTCTAGAAACCGTTATAGATCAACGTTTATATACGGCACAGGAAAGATCAAAGATGTTTGAATACTTTTCCCATAATTATGGAAGAACGGCCCTTTGCCTATCAGGTGGTGCTTCCTTTGCCATTTATCACACGGGAGTGTTGAGAGCTCTTCTCAACCAGGATTTGATTCCCAATGTCATTACTGGAACTAGTGGTGGCGGTCTTCTTGCAGCACTAGTTTGCACCCGCACCAACGAAGAGTTAAAGCAGCTTTTAGTTCCTGAACTTGCTTCCAAGTATCAATCAGATATCGGCAATTGGCTAGATGCTACGAAGCGGTACTTCAGGACGGGAGCTAGATTTGACGAAATTTTATGGGCAAAAACTTGCATGTATTTTACTCGTGGAAGCTTGACTTTTGCTGAAGCTTATAAAAGAACTGGTCGTATTCTGAATATCTCAGTTATTCCTAGTGATGTCCACTCTCCTCCTAAATTGATCAACTACCTCACATCCCCTGACACTGTAATTTGGAGTGCTGTTATTGCTAGTTGTGCCGTCCCTGGTATTTTAAATCCTATTCCCTTGATGACTCGAAGTCAGTCGCACAGGCTTATCCCTCACAATTTTGGAAACCGCTTCAAGGATGGAAGTCTTCGTACGGATATTCCTTTAAGTGAGTTACGTACTCAATTCAATGTCCATTTCTCCATCGTCAGTCAAACGAATCCTCATGTTCAAGTGTTCTTCTTTTCGCCTAGAGGTACAGTAGGTCGTCCAGTATCACACCGTAAGGGCCGTGGGTGGAGAGGCGGATACGTTGGAAGTGCCATCGAACAGTTTTTGAAGTATGATATGATTAAGTGGCTACATGTTATCCGTAGTTTAGAATTACTTCCAAGACCCCTTGGTACGGATTGGAGTAGtgtttttttgcaaaagttTGATGGCACTATTACAATATGG cctaaaacaaaatttcagGACTTTTATTATATTCTCTCTCCTCCCAGTGTTGAACGACTTGGTTATATGATAGATGCGGGACAGGCTGCAACTTTTCCTAAATTAGATTTTATTGCTGCGAGAATGACTATTGAAAAGCTGATTGAAAAAGGTCGCATGATGGATAAGCCTAGTAAATTGGGTAGATCTATTGATGGTACTATCGGTACATCCATGAGTCGTGGTGACATTGAAATAAGCCAAGAGTCGGCTAGCATTTCTCCGGAAGATATTGAcattgtaaattaa
- the plb2 gene encoding phospholipase, with product MYFQSFYFLALLLATAVYGQVASPELHSLSRRNWKKPPPFPSTNASYAPVIRSCDSSEIMVNSLPRGELPDLENDFIEKRLSNANEALTTFLQSKNTTADLDLSSIVGDNGPRLGIAVSGGGWRSMLFGGGALAALDSRSNETTLGGLLQSAHYITGADGGSWLLSSLAVNEFRTIQNISKSIWYTRLGIFFIEETHFGDLKNYYTNVVDEVNQKAAAGFNVSLTDYWGRAIARHFVGQLRGGPNLTYSSVQNASWFQTAEYPYPLIVTQGLTGGLPDGSNGTATNSSIYEISPYYLTSFDNNVRSYTPTQYLGTNYSNGTAVDGKCVTQFDNVGFLVGTSSTRYNEALIDVSLRQSRMSRRLGFTLRHMRINGSSVSFYPNPYTDATDIAGNATAVSEDIVDTPYLDLFDGGYDGQNIPIWPLLQPERKLDVVFAFDSSGDTSNFWPNGSSLVATYERVTQRASDAVYDVEDFVHVPTPETFVNLGLNANPTFFGCDGRNTTRGDVPVDHNTPPLVVYMPNTPWTMKSNLVDHRYRIANSEIQALIQNGFVATTQDNSTDFASCLACAVVQRSLERRNQSTSAACQQCFSQYCWNGTVDNTPVDDDSKNPTYNPAVKTSSASGVHANILLSFFVLLATLLVTA from the coding sequence ATGTATTTTCAGTCTTTCTATTTCCTGGCCTTGCTCCTGGCCACTGCTGTATATGGTCAGGTCGCTTCCCCAGAACTCCATTCGCTTTCACGTCGTAACTGGAAAAAGCCCCCTCCATTTCCTAGCACCAATGCTTCGTATGCCCCTGTGATCCGTTCTTGCGATAGCTCTGAAATCATGGTCAATTCTTTGCCCCGTGGTGAACTTCCCGACCTCGAGAACGATTTCATTGAAAAACGTCTCAGCAACGCCAATGAAGCTTTGACAACCTTTTTACAATCTAAAAATACTACCGCTGACCTCGATCTTTCCAGCATTGTTGGCGATAACGGTCCTCGTCTTGGTATTGCCGTTTCTGGTGGTGGTTGGCGTTCCATGCTTTTCGGTGGTGGTGCCTTGGCTGCTTTGGATAGCCGTAGCAATGAAACTACTCTTGGTGGTCTTTTGCAGTCTGCACACTATATCACTGGTGCCGATGGTGGTTCATGGCTTCTCAGCTCTTTGGCGGTTAACGAATTCCGTACCATCCAAAACATCTCCAAGTCCATTTGGTACACCCGTCTTGGTATCTTCTTTATCGAAGAAACTCATTTCGGTGATCTCAAAAATTACTACACCAACGTAGTTGACGAGGTCAACCAAAAGGCTGCTGCCGGCTTCAACGTCAGTTTGACTGATTATTGGGGACGTGCCATTGCTCGTCACTTTGTCGGACAACTTCGTGGTGGTCCCAATCTTACCTACTCGTCTGTTCAAAATGCCTCCTGGTTCCAAACTGCCGAGTATCCTTATCCTCTTATCGTTACTCAAGGTCTTACTGGTGGTCTTCCCGATGGTAGCAACGGTACTGCTACTAACTCAAGTATCTACGAGATTTCTCCTTACTACTTGACTAGCTTTGATAACAACGTTCGTTCTTACACCCCTACCCAATACCTTGGTACTAATTATTCAAATGGTACCGCTGTTGATGGTAAGTGTGTCACTCAATTTGACAATGTTGGCTTCTTGGTCGGTACCTCCTCTACTCGTTACAACGAGGCTTTAATCGATGTCAGTTTGCGTCAATCTCGTATGAGTAGAAGACTTGGCTTTACTTTGCGTCACATGCGTATCAACGGTTCTTCCGTTAGTTTCTACCCCAACCCCTATACTGATGCTACTGATATTGCTGGTAATGCTACTGCCGTCTCTGAAGACATTGTTGACACTCCTTACTTGGACTTGTTTGATGGTGGCTATGACGGCCAAAACATTCCTATCTGGCCCTTACTTCAACCCGAGCGTAAGCTTGATGTCGTATTTGCCTTCGACTCAAGTGGAGATACTTCCAACTTTTGGCCCAACGGTTCCTCTTTGGTTGCTACTTACGAAAGAGTTACCCAGCGCGCTTCTGACGCCGTATACGATGTTGAAGATTTTGTTCACGTTCCTACTCCCGAAACATTTGTTAACTTGGGATTGAACGCTAACCCTACTTTCTTTGGCTGCGATGGTAGAAACACTACTCGTGGTGACGTTCCTGTTGACCACAACACCCCTCCTTTGGTTGTTTACATGCCCAACACTCCTTGGACAATGAAATCCAACCTTGTCGATCATCGCTATCGTATTGCAAACAGCGAGATTCAAGCTTTGATCCAAAACGGATTTGTCGCCACTACTCAAGACAACTCTACTGACTTTGCCTCTTGTTTGGCTTGTGCCGTCGTCCAACGCTCTTTGGAACGTCGCAATCAATCTACTTCTGCTGCTTGTCAACAATGCTTTAGCCAATACTGCTGGAATGGTACTGTTGATAACACCCCTGTTGATGATGATAGCAAGAATCCTACCTACAATCCTGCGGTCAAGACTAGTTCTGCGTCTGGTGTTCATGCCAACATCCTCTTGTCCTTTTTCGTTTTATTGGCTACTTTGCTAGTTACTGCTTAA
- the cyt2 gene encoding cytochrome c1 heme lyase: MQPEQLNQEEESKCPVPPEVRDAWLKSHGGKKPSEVHDTPHPTMLPTEREISTIPKVVTESDSGKEEKWIYPSQQMFFDAMKRKNWNPHPEDMKTIVPIHNAVNERAWQDILQWEQGWGSEKCGGPKLERFDGNVKKLTPKARILNLLGYNKPFDRHDWLVNRCGRKVAYVIDFYNGPTVNGTPSIYLDVRPKLSVHGAWMRVYRWTNEHFSQNSK; the protein is encoded by the exons ATGCAACCTGAACAACTGAatcaagaagaagaatcCAAATGTCCAGTGCCTCCGGAAGTTCGTGATGCTTGGTTAAAAAGCCATGGCGGAAAGAAGCCGTCTGAAGTTCACGATACCCCACATCCCACAATGCTTCCTACTGAACGGGAAATTTCAACAATTCCAAAGGTAGTAACAGAATCGGATTCTggtaaagaagaaaaatggaTTTATCCCTCGCAACAGATGTTTTTTGATGCCATGAAACGCAAAAATTGGAACCCTCATCCTGAAGACATGAAAACCATAGTACCAATTCACAATGCTGTGAACGAGAGAGCATGGCAAGACATTCTTCAGTGGGAACAAGGATGGGGATCTGAAAA ATGTGGTGGTCCAAAACTTGAGAGATTTGATGGTAATGTGAAGAAATTAACACCAAAAGCAAGGATCTTAAACCTCTTGGGATACAATAAACCATTTGACAGACACGATTGGCTTGTAAATCGATGCGGTCGCAAAGTCGCGTACGTTATTGACTTTTATAATGGTCCGACTGTGAACGGAACACCAAGTATTTATCTTGACGTCCGACCAAAATTAAGTGTGCATGGTGCTTGGATGCGTGTATATCGTTGGACTAACGAACATTTTTCACAAAATAGCAAGTGA